GTTTCAGTGTCGATTTACAGTTCTGATGTAAAGTAATTTCTCTCCAGAGAAAATGCCTTTTCTTGGTACAATTAAGTATTTCTCAAGAACCAAATGAGCCTGGCTATTTATTGTTATAGTGATTACATAAACAGTATAATGTAAAGGTGGAAAGATGCTGTTGAAGTTGGCTCCATCATTGCCTTCTCATGTATAGCCACTGGTCTATGTTGAATATACTTTGTTGTTCACTCActctttctctccatttatTTGTCATTCGACACCATGTCGTATGAACTTTCAGTTTGAAACATTTATTTGATGTCTAACCTTTATTCACAGGATTAATTCGGACCTGCACACCAGTTTTGTGACATTGTAGGGATACCATCTTCTGGAAGTGTACTGACTTGCTAACTGAGTGCATTCAAGGACACGCGTGAAGGTAACAGAACTTAGACGGTAATGTAACCACCACTAAACACGGGAAAACAATTCTAAAGTGTGAATTAGTATCACTTAGACTATCTGGGAATTATTGTTTATAGACAGAGCTTGTGATTTCTGACTACAGTTGGAGTGCACTTCCTTAACCACTCTAAGGATTAATTCCTTTACATGTAACCACTCTCTTCCTCATTAATTATTCTGCGGTTGtgcattttcataaaaaaacagagcagcacagaCAACTGCCGAAACGGCTGAGTTTGGGACCCCAACTCATTGTACTGCAAAAAAACTGCTGTAACAAGGCTGCAGCCTGGGTGAGATAGTTTGAGTGAATTTGCTTTAAAAGGATTTTAGACATATTTCATGTTCCTAAATAATCAATGAGGATTCCTGAAAAATGCAGGTACGTTGCCATTTTCTTTACACAAAAGCTATATGTactattgttttttgttttttaagtctATACAGGAAGCAATACTGTTTCAAAAAAGTACTCAATTTATTCGAATAATCATCTGAAATACTAACTGTCACTTAATCACTTCTTTTTCTGCTGCAGTACAATCCTATTGCTTCAGGTTGTTTAATGACAATACTCCGCCAAGGGGTTTCTCACAGTTTCCATTATTATGAGCAGAAATCATACTGTCTGAATAACATTATCACTTCCTTTAGTTTAATTACCAACATAAAACATTTATGCACTTCAGTTCGCAGTTGAATGTGAGACGTTTCATATGAATAGTTGATAGCCACTCAAAGATGGGACACTAGTTATTATGCGAGTGTAAGCAAACAGTGACAGCTCTTCATCCCACTCAGCTGCTTCGTTACATAACAATGCAGACTAAATCTGTGCTGAGACTTCACAAGAGAAAAAATAACCAACTACTTACTGCACCTGCTTTATTTGATATTCACAATGAACACACGTatacaaaacagaaaatgtacTGCTCTTGTCAGCACTGTGTATGCCCCTCTCCCTAACCATTATTATGCTAAATGTTTGACAAATGGCCCTCACCTTCACTGCTGGGTAGACTGAAGCTGCCGTTGATGGGTGTTCAAGTGGTGCTCTGAATTCTGTGAGAGCAGAGCAGGTTACAGTGAGAGCTTTTAAGTGCAGTAGAGGGTACACCTGAGGAGGTGACAAGAGGTCTCTTTCAATTTGTGGTGATTACAAAAATAGAGACCTTGCAGCAGTTAAAGATCTGCTTTTAACCTTTAGAGATCAGGAAAAAGATTTTAACTTGTGCAAAGAAGTGACATTCACAGGTTTTAGAAGCACACGAGTGCCGGCAGCATCCAGGAGTTCAGTTCAAAATGAGTGAGAGCAGCATACTGAAACATTTAGACAACACTTCACATTTAACAAAGCAGTAAAAATTTGGTTCATACAATTTTTATAACAGCTGCAGAGGAACATCAAAACCTGTGATGGCTGGAAAAATCCCATTCAGCGCACATTTAAGAGAACACAAAGTATTAAAACAAACATGTTTCACAAGGTGACCGAGAAATTGTGTGAACCGGCAGCTCTAAATTGTCACAGACATCAGAGCACTGTGTCCTGTCAGCGTTCACGACAACAGATCACAGAACAGGCAGCAGCTCTGCACGACTCAATAAGTTACACTGATGAAAACTATGACTCAGCCATTGTATCCCAGTGATTACTCAATCAATGAGGCTCAAGGCAAAACCaaatttaagaaaacaaaaactgaatcATCATGTCAATACAGAAAGGTCATCCCACTCCTGAGTCACATACGCTAGGCTATAATTTAGATGAGATATCCATCAGGTGAGGATTTCCTCCCTAATGCTTACAACCCACTGATCAATACAAGTGGAAAAAATGGATACTGTTATGACATCTTTGTGCTATGAAGTACAAGATGACTTACTGATCTGATAATCCTCCTGAATGGTTCTCATAGTTTGCATACAGAGAACCTCCTCTGTGCGACATCAGTGTGAGGTGACGGACAGCAGTGTTTTATGTGCTGACTAATTGCCAGGCCGCTGCGCCTATTTGTCCTCCCACCCAGCATAGAGCTGCTCCCAAGGCTGCAGCTACCATCACTGCCAGGCTGGCCTTTAGCACAGCGCCAGGGTGTCTGCTGAAGCGGGCAGGGGCCATGCAGGCCAACATGGCCACCGTCACCGTCAgggtaaagaaaatggagaCGGCCGTGTTAATGGCAACGATCTGGCCGAACTTTGCAAAAGGCACAATGACACAGAAGAAAAGAGGGACTGTGGAGATTGCTGTTGTAACGGCACTAGACACTATGGCAACGCCCACATGGTTCACTGCCTCCAGAGTTCGTCTCTGCCTCTCAGCTGAAGGCTCCTGCAAACAAAACAGAGATTAAAGTGTtgatataaagaaaaacatgttaATGGACCACAAACATTCACGCTTCATTAGTATTATCTATTCATGAGACTTTAAGgcattctttttttgtcttttgaatCCAAATTCAAAATATTTGATAGGCAAAAAAACATTGTGAGAGAAAGTTACACTCCCATACTAAGTTTAGACCAGATGTAGGGGGAATGGTCTCTCCTGCCAGCAGGTATCCCTCCACCAAATGTAGACAGTAATCCACTGAAGATCCAACAAGTATTGACAGAGAAATCGCCTCCACTGCTCCCATCTCCCATCCCAGCCAATACATGACAGCCACGACCAAACAGATCACCCCTGTTGAAAATGAAAACCTAGACCTGAATACAACAATACACAACACAACCACACTTGGATGTGCATTTTTCATCTCCCTCATTTCATCTTTTCATTACCTATAATGGTTATGAGCACCGGTAGCAGGAGCAGAGGATGTgcggtaaacacagacacagctgCCACACAGATGGCCAGAGACAGCAGAAGACTCCAGAGGGCACTCTCCACACCTACAAACCATCAGATCTCATCAGAACTATTCACTTACTCACTCCCTCTTACGAACTAATCCCCTCCTTAATTTTCAGGAAACAAAACTTAATTTGACATACATGCCACCCTTTTACTTGCCTATGATTTCCATGAAGATCTGTTTCCAGTGCTCGCATGTCTGGAAACCTCGCTGCAGAGCAGAGGACTGTGGGAGGCTGGCAAGTTGCTCCTGGATGAAGTTCTCCCACTGAAGGAAGTCAGAATAGGTCTGGAAGGAGGATTTCCCCTTGTATGTAGTCTTGGGAGAGGAGAAGTCGAGCATTAGGGATGGCTGGATGAATAGCTTTTGATGCACGTGGATGAAAAGCTGAAAGATGAAGGGACTCACAGATTCAAAGGCCATGGACAGCCAGCGGACCTTGCCTCCGTGCATTCCCACTGCTCCATGGGAGAGCTGCCCTGGGAGCAGGTTGGGCTCAGGCAGAGAGTGGCACTCAGGATGGAGCAGAGGCAGAACAGAAGACAGTTTGTTGCCTGAAAGGAACAAAAGCAAGACAGTTACCCTTGTAAGCACTTTTTCCTCATTATTTATGAGATTTTTAGGCTTTTTAGCCCTCTTTCATTTCAGTGCTACATCTCTGTAGTTGTTAAACAGTTTTTAACTACTGTCATGTTctataaaccaaacaaaaaaacaatagcaGCAAATACATTCAACTTTTCAGACCCAAAACTAAAGTCATCAGATGCTTTCTACAGTCAAATATTTTATTGACAGCGTATTAAAATTTGCTGCTTGGCAATTGATGCTTTTGAGAATCTCATTCTTTTTGCTTCCGTCTGCTAAATTCCTGTAGTCAGTGTTACCTGAAGGCAAGCACTGAGCTCCTCCTGGCTTCACAAGTTGTCTGTTTGCGCCAACAGCTTTGCAGATTTTGCAAAGATGCCCCATTTCCTGGAAAATGTCAAAGTCAGGATCCAATATGATGCTACCCTTTAGAGAAAATTAAACAACATGTTAACACAACAAGACAGTCGATTAAAAAttcagttgatgaaatgataaaCGCACTGCACTTATTTGTTGCCTCTCAAGTTTTTTTCACTACCGAAAGCACTTTCCACTTCGAGCAACATCCATCCTCTCACCCAATCAAATACATCATATCGAATCACAGGCAATAAGGGGTTCAAATCATGCAGTATCTTGATGTACGTGACGCAGGTGAACCTCACCATGTCTCCAATTACATGATTGTCCTTATGCACAGTTCTGTTGACTCCCAGGAtcccaaacacaacaaaaaccATGGCCCCAGTGTCGACCAGAGGACGCACCGCTGGGTGGCCACACATACTGCCACTGCATGGGTTGAAGCCAGACGTTTTAGAGAGTTTTGTTTTGGCAGCAGATGAGGGATCTTTGAAAATAGAACAAGAGGAAAACCTCTGAGCTTTGTTTGCTTATACAGAGTAAAAATATCTACCAGTATAAATATCTACACCTCCAGTGGGTTCACAAAATGCCACTTGAAGAAGCTGTCATAACAAAGCATTCTCTTTGTTTGAAACACTCTATGTAAGATTAaatggcattaaaaaaaaagatactgtTAGTGTGATGCATGCAGAGTGAAAACGGTTTTCCCGACAGGCTAAAAAACCATTGTTATGGTAACAATGCTGTCTGACATAGAACCTTGCTTGCTCACCATTGGGAAGAGGGGCATAAAAGGTTCCCTGTGAAGGTCCATTAGGCCCAGAGCTGAAGCCACAACCAGGTGGGTTGGCACACACTCGGCTGGGATGAGGTCTCAGGCGGCACTGAGCAAAGTATAGCCTCCTGAGGGGAGATGGGTaaattaaaatgacagatttgcCACTGAAGCCACGTGATACTCTATACTTCAGCATTAGTTTTTTCCCCCACTATCGTTTCACCTGCTGTTCTGCTGAATAGATGCTGCTACATAAAAGGAAAACTCTGGCGTCCAACCATGACGGGGCTCACATGAGCTGGAAGTGATCATCCAGCTGGGGTACGGCCGGTACACACGGGAAACACACACTGACATTCTGGTGGTGTAATTGGTGTGGGGCTGGCGAAAAGCCTATTTAGATAAAACATGATTAGTTTCAAGCTCCTTTGGTGCCACATGTCACAGAACTAATTATAATATAAATCATTAACTTGACTTCTTCTGCTCCCTAACCTGGAAAGATGACACCTCCTCATGCTCTGTGCTGCTCATTTTCCAAGGGGATGGGATGCTGGTGTTGAGTGAGAAACGGTAAATTGCTGTAGAGGCTCCATGATCCAACTTTGATATGTACACTGTGAGCAAGGAGCCTGGaaacaaatacaaaacaaagtAGCCATGACATGGTTTTTTGAATAAGGAGAAGGAGGATTCTTATGTGCTGGTGATTTACCTGTTTGATTGGTGCTTGAGTTTGGCTTTACTGAGCTCTGAGAACCAGTTGAGGTTGTTGTGCTTGGGTTGTGCTGATGTGTGGAAAACCTTAAACCCGATGAGGAAGTGTGGGTGTACAACGGATGGGGTTTTTCCATGAACACACCTGCAGGATAAAACCTGCCTTCAAGTTATTTGCCTCGTGTTTTTTAGGTTAAATGTGTTACGTGTGTTTCTCGTACCActgcagcctcacctgagcACATGGGACAGGATATGCCTTGGCCACTGAGGTTACTCCGCAGAGCCAGCAGGGTCTGGAGGTTTGTGTTTTGGCGGAATAGAAGAGGCGCGTGAGAGGCTGGCCTCAGgagacagcagcagccagcagaTAAGAGAAGAACCAGGAGAAAGATACCTGGGTTGTCAGGGAGATAATGATAAACAATAGTAGAGAGGAGGTTGTGATGGGAGTAGATAAAGCACCTGAGGGACAGAGAGTGTCTGTGAATGCTTCATGTGGATTTTACACCATTTCTTAAATACACAAGAAGATATGAGAAGTTACACTTATGTCTAAACCACACAGCCCTGCACACAGTATCTGAAAGGgacaaattaaatcattttaccCTGATAATATTCAGTTTACATGGGTGTAAAATGATCCCAGCTGTGGGGAAATCATAGTGAGCATATGTTGACCTCACCTAGAACAGCTTTTCGTTGCTTCACTGCTGGCTCAGCCACTAAGTGCTTCAGGGCCCACTGGAGTTTAGTGCTCACCACACCCACATGCTGCTGCCCTTGAGGGGACAAAGGTGTCTCCACTGACAGGAACAGAATAGCTGTATCGCCGTCTGTGTCACAGGAGCCTGGCCGAGACAAAGGGAAGGGCCTTAGTGGTGCCTGAACACCTGCATTTTACAGCACAGGCTAATTTCCCTTCCAGTTCTCCCCCCGTCGTCCATTCAGTGCAAGGAGAAAATAATCTCACCTGGCTCCATCTCCACAGAAAGAAGTGCcacatcatcatcctcatctgACAAAGGGCTGTGGCTCGCTGACAGGCCCGAAAACAATTTCACGCTTCGGAGGTACAAGAGTTTAGGGTGAGAGAAATCTGGAGGGATTACATCTCAACCAGGATGTTGCTCGGAATGctcaaaaaacatacaaaaagtaAGGAAATAACAGCTCACCAGTTCAACCAGGCATGTTCATGATGCTCCACATGCTGACTCCAGATACACAGGGCAGCTGGCATCAGGACAGACACCCAAAGCCAACAGCAGCTGACAATGAGGGCCATGAATAGGCCAAAGTCATGCACGGCTGGGATCTAAGTGTCAGTTAAATGTAGCATAGTGTAAAAGACCTTGAAACACTGAATTTGTGCTTATCGCGTGAAAATTGCTGTCTGCTGAGAGAGGCACTTCTATGACTTCTATGAAGGTGTCAATTACACTTCCTGTATAGAGCCTATACGCTGTGTTTGTCTTCCATTATTACCTGAGAGAAGGTGTTAGCGGCATAAGCAGCTGCAGTTGTGAAGGAGGTGAGGAATGTAGCCCTGCCAGCTGTTTTAATTGTATAAATCATTCGCTCCTGTGGCTGATGCAGATGAGAGGCCTGTCTGAAGGTGCTGATGAACACAAATACATCGTCCACCCCTGAGAAATCAAGagttgaaaagaaaagaacatacAATTATTAATAGAGTGGAATTAGCCAGG
This Odontesthes bonariensis isolate fOdoBon6 chromosome 6, fOdoBon6.hap1, whole genome shotgun sequence DNA region includes the following protein-coding sequences:
- the disp3 gene encoding protein dispatched homolog 3 is translated as MDVEDEPLLFHTGWSCEEEEEEEEQADGEAHAARQSCCSGTAGVCGIWRAVGWVYTKPWASGVVLGVAFLMPCALFAYMLLYCPPLDIDLSYSAFEVHSHFSAERFDALTIAVKTQLGSWDRRRRDIDDIESEALQKLLLERLGRKGECNSTDSGGMRSSTRQNSTLPPGDNKRRGAAAHGSTRTEPDLSQEGRRKHNSTNPRAEEERLWDRNFTFSLTRKRRYAPNYYMQSQALWRIELVFVAQGRGDPNIFTPERLQTIHNVERLLMQHPQFHQFCWKPLEILRDLPLGPSYCSPPSSLLSYLYPSERGGKIYYDGMGPDLADIHGSLSLAITHPQFYWYVDESLSPEHLSSSLLRSEIHFGAPLPSYYSLQDRVDEQRTRFKNFVVQYADILSKQSTSQVKVLYGGTELFDDEVRHTFYNDMMLAVISGACITVLVYILTSFSVFLTFFGLAGIGLSCLMALFFYHVVFGVRYLGILNGVAAFVIIGIGVDDVFVFISTFRQASHLHQPQERMIYTIKTAGRATFLTSFTTAAAYAANTFSQIPAVHDFGLFMALIVSCCWLWVSVLMPAALCIWSQHVEHHEHAWLNCVKLFSGLSASHSPLSDEDDDVALLSVEMEPGSCDTDGDTAILFLSVETPLSPQGQQHVGVVSTKLQWALKHLVAEPAVKQRKAVLGIFLLVLLLSAGCCCLLRPASHAPLLFRQNTNLQTLLALRSNLSGQGISCPMCSGVFMEKPHPLYTHTSSSGLRFSTHQHNPSTTTSTGSQSSVKPNSSTNQTGSLLTVYISKLDHGASTAIYRFSLNTSIPSPWKMSSTEHEEVSSFQAFRQPHTNYTTRMSVCVSRVYRPYPSWMITSSSCEPRHGWTPEFSFYVAASIQQNSRRLYFAQCRLRPHPSRVCANPPGCGFSSGPNGPSQGTFYAPLPNDPSSAAKTKLSKTSGFNPCSGSMCGHPAVRPLVDTGAMVFVVFGILGVNRTVHKDNHVIGDMGSIILDPDFDIFQEMGHLCKICKAVGANRQLVKPGGAQCLPSGNKLSSVLPLLHPECHSLPEPNLLPGQLSHGAVGMHGGKVRWLSMAFESTTYKGKSSFQTYSDFLQWENFIQEQLASLPQSSALQRGFQTCEHWKQIFMEIIGVESALWSLLLSLAICVAAVSVFTAHPLLLLPVLITIIGVICLVVAVMYWLGWEMGAVEAISLSILVGSSVDYCLHLVEGYLLAGETIPPTSGLNLEPSAERQRRTLEAVNHVGVAIVSSAVTTAISTVPLFFCVIVPFAKFGQIVAINTAVSIFFTLTVTVAMLACMAPARFSRHPGAVLKASLAVMVAAALGAALCWVGGQIGAAAWQLVST